The proteins below are encoded in one region of Cytophagia bacterium CHB2:
- a CDS encoding xanthine dehydrogenase family protein molybdopterin-binding subunit: VGGGFGGKSRNQQVVEAARLAKLAGKPVQVAWTRAEEFFYDSFRPAAVVKIKSGLSNSGGLAFWDYHVYFAGERGAQHFYEIPHHSTAVHGRGVAGAHPFATGPWRAPANNTNTFARDSQIDIMPAQLGIDPLEFRLKNLKNEKVQGVLKAAAEKFGWKPGKLPSGRGFGIACGFDAGTWVAVMAEVAVNKDNGSVQVKRVVAAQDMGLVINPQGAKIQMEGCVNMGLGYALTEEVHFKGGQVLDLNFDTYQLPRFSWMPEIETVLIDSKDADPQGGGEPVIICMGAVIANAIFDATGARLFQLPMTPERILSAMT; encoded by the coding sequence ATGTCGGCGGCGGCTTTGGCGGCAAGTCACGCAACCAGCAAGTCGTCGAAGCGGCACGCTTGGCGAAGCTGGCCGGCAAGCCGGTGCAGGTGGCGTGGACGCGCGCGGAAGAGTTCTTCTATGATTCCTTCCGGCCCGCAGCAGTGGTGAAAATAAAATCCGGTCTCTCAAACTCGGGCGGCCTCGCTTTTTGGGATTATCATGTTTATTTCGCTGGTGAGCGCGGGGCGCAGCATTTTTATGAAATCCCTCATCACAGCACAGCGGTGCATGGCCGCGGTGTTGCGGGTGCGCATCCGTTTGCCACCGGCCCCTGGCGCGCGCCGGCAAATAACACCAACACCTTTGCGCGCGACTCACAGATCGACATCATGCCGGCACAATTGGGCATCGACCCGTTGGAGTTCCGCTTAAAAAATCTGAAGAACGAAAAAGTGCAAGGCGTTCTCAAGGCGGCGGCGGAAAAATTCGGCTGGAAGCCCGGCAAGCTGCCCAGCGGCAGAGGTTTTGGCATAGCGTGTGGTTTTGATGCGGGAACCTGGGTTGCCGTGATGGCGGAAGTTGCCGTCAATAAGGATAACGGCAGCGTGCAGGTCAAGCGCGTGGTTGCGGCCCAGGACATGGGTTTGGTGATCAATCCCCAGGGCGCCAAAATTCAAATGGAAGGTTGTGTGAACATGGGATTGGGCTATGCGCTGACCGAGGAAGTTCACTTCAAAGGCGGCCAGGTTCTTGATCTGAATTTTGACACGTATCAACTCCCGCGCTTTTCCTGGATGCCTGAAATCGAAACCGTGCTGATTGATTCGAAGGATGCGGATCCGCAAGGCGGCGGCGAGCCGGTGATCATTTGCATGGGCGCAGTGATTGCGAATGCGATCTTTGACGCGACCGGCGCGCGGTTATTTCAATTGCCGATGACGCCGGAACGTATCCTCAGCGCGATGACCTGA